The Syntrophorhabdaceae bacterium nucleotide sequence CGACCTTGTAACTGGTTATCCCCAGTTGTTCGAGGAAATCAACGCTTTTAAAATCAAAGGCAGTACACATAAACTCGACATCGTTGTCCTCAGCACACTTTTTCAGTTCCACATATTTGTCCCAGCAGAATTCGAGGTGATCCCTGTGTTCGCCATATGTTGACCCGTAGCTGTTTTCGTTTTCGTAGGGCTTGTTATACATGGATTTTGTATAAAGGGTCTTATTGTCCCTTTTTTGAAATTTTACGGCGTTGACACCCATACCGGCAGCAGTCTTGATCATCTTCAGCGCTACTTTTATGTCGCCCTGGTGGTTATTTCCTATCTCGGCAATGATATAACATGGCCCATCCTGAGAAACGGTACTTTTCCCGAAGCTAAAAGATTTCATATATAACCTCCTGATAAATAAGTGATATAAAAGGCCAAGGCATACTCTGTATTTATGCAATTCTTATGCCCGCCACCTTTTTATCGAAAAACAGGGGAAATGATAAGGATTCCTGAAAAAAGCCGGGCATGCAGTAACCGGGGATGTTAGAAATAGAGGTCTATTGGTGTCAAGAAATTGACCCATACCAACTGATAGCGTGAAAAGTGAAAGGTGAAGAAGGATCTGGTGAGAAGTAAAGCGAGCAGAAGAGCAGAAGGTGAGAGGGTGAGAAAGACCGTACGACACAGGAAAAGCATCTTGTCATTGCGAGCCCGCAGGGCGTGGCGTCTTGTCATTGCGAGCGTGGCGTGGCAATCTCATTCAATAGATTATACCCTTGGATCGCCACGGCTTCGCCTCGCGATGACGATAAAGAATGAAGCTTTTCGCATGACAACCAAATAAAAAACTCGCTTCTTCCGGTTTTACTCTTCTACTCTCTACTCTCAGCTCTTTGCTGTAGTTTCCCCTCACGACTCACGATTCACGCCTTACGGACGTTTAACGATTTATTTAAGCTAATTAAAGAATCGGCGATAAAAAGGGTGTGAGGTTTTCGGAATGATGGAGGCAAGCTGATATGGAGTTAGGAAAAATAGCAAATATCAAGACAACTCAAGCCTACTCCGAGCAGGTGGATTTAAAGAAAAGGAGTGAGGTGAAATTACCCGCCCTATCAACCGCAGCAACGACCCGTATAATAGAAAATACAATAGAATCACAGCAGAAAGCACTTGAGAACATGAAGGTGTTAATAGCGCAAATGGAACTGAACAACGAGGTCTCCATTGAATATGATGATCAAATAAAGCAGGTTATCGTACAGGTTGTAGATGGTGATACAAAGGCAGTTGTAAAACAGTTCCCTCCGGAACAGCTCATAAGTT carries:
- a CDS encoding flagellar protein FlaG; translation: MELGKIANIKTTQAYSEQVDLKKRSEVKLPALSTAATTRIIENTIESQQKALENMKVLIAQMELNNEVSIEYDDQIKQVIVQVVDGDTKAVVKQFPPEQLIS